AAAGGACGGTCTGGACGAGATCTCCGTCAGTTCTTCCACCACCGTCGCCGAGGTCATTGAAGGAGGAGGGGTCAGGATGAGGACCCTGGAACCCGAAGACTACGGGATCAATCGGGCGAAAAAGGGCGTTCTCAAAGGAGGCACGCCCGAGGAAAACGCCGCGATCTCCCTGGAGATACTTCAGGGCGGCAACGGACCTGTGAGGGACGCGGTACTGCTCAATACGGCCGCGGCCCTTGAAATGGCCGGCGTCGCGGGGGATATGCGCGAGGGCCTTGATCTCGCAGCCCACTCCATAGACCGTGGGTTGGCCATTGGAGTGCTGGAAAGGGTGAGGTCGATAACTAATGATGACTTCGCGAGAAATCATTAACGCGCCCCCGATGGGCGCGCAAATCGAAGATTTGCAAGGAAAACGGATATGAAAAACAGTTTTCTCGAAACGGCCGGTAAATCGGCGGCTGTTAATACCTCCGTGTGGAAGAAACGCTTCCGGCAGGCGGAAATCCAGGGACCGATATCCAGGCCTCCCCTTCTTCCCGGAAATGGCGCCGGGTGCGGCATTATCGCCGAGGTCAAGCTGAAAAGCCCGTCCCGTGGGGCGCTCATCGACATGCCTCATGCTCTGGATCTGCCTGGGATATACGAGTCAGGCGGCGCCGAGGCGGTGAGCGTTGTCGTGGAGGAGCGTTATTTCGGTGGGTCGCCGGAGCTTTTCATGAAAATTGCCGCCGGAACGCGGCTTCCACTCCTCTGGAAAGACTTCGTCGTTGATCCTTTCCAGGTAGAACTGGCGGCCGGACTGGGTGCTTCGGGCATCCTCCTTATCGCGGGCCTGCTCAGGGGCACATCCCTGCCGGAGATGATCGAGAGGAGCCGGCGTGAGGGTCTGCGGCCCTTGGTTGAGGTGCACGATGAGGATGAGCTTTCCGCGGCTCTTGACGGAGGCGCCGACCTCATCGGGGTAAACAACCGCAATCTGGCGACCCTGGAGGTGGACACCGGCCTTTCCGAAAGGTTGGCCCCTTTTATCTGTGGCCCGGTCCAGGGCGTCGCCGAGAGCGGCTTTCGCCTGGCGGAGGATATCCGGAGAATGAGGGATCTTGGTTACAGGGCGGTCCTGGTCGGGGAGGCGCTGATCAGATCCACGGGATCAGAGGGAAAATTGGGCGCCATGGTCGGTGCCGGGAGGACAGGATGAAGCCCTCGCTGAAGATAAAGATTTGCGGTTTTACAAGGGTTGAAGATGCCCTTGAGGCGTGTGCCCTTGGGGTGGATCTGTTGGGTTTCAACTTTGTTCCGGGGAGCAGCAGATACCTGAGCCCCTACTCCGCCAGGGCCATTTTTGAAGAACTGCCGCCCTTCGTTGACAAGGTCGGAATATTTGCCGGGGAGGAAGTGAACGTGGTCAACGACCTTTTTACCTTTCTTGATCTCGACGCGGTTCAGCTGCATGGGGATGAGGACAGGGAATACTGCCGCAAGGTCAAGGCGCCTTTCATTAAGGCGGTGCGGGTAGGAGAAAACCCCCGCGACCTGGAGGGGCTGGAGGATTTCGGTGCGTGCGCATACCTCCTGGACGCCATGGTGGACGGAAAGCTGGGTGGAACCGGCGCCGTCTTCAACTGGGATCATGCCGTGGACATCTGCAGGCGGCACAGGGTTTTCGTTGCCGGGGGGTTGTTCCCCGGCAATGTGGCCTGCGCGGTGAAAAAACTGATGCCCTACGGCATTGACGCCGCCTCCGGGGTGGAGTCGTCGCCTGGGATCAAGGACAGCGTACTTATGGAAAAATTCGTCAGGGAAGCCAGATGCGCTTCCATGGGAAACGGGGGAGGCTGTCGAAATGTCGCATGTTAGCTTGCCGGACGCCAAGGGGTTTTTCGGTGCTTTCGGTGGACGGTTTGTTCCCGAGATCCTCGCCCCGGCCGTCGATGAATTGAATGCCGCTTTTCAGAAGGCCCGGAAGGATGAAGCGTTCCGACAGGATCTCGCTGCCGTTATGCGGGACTTTTCCGGACGTCCGACCCCCCTGACCACCGCGGTACGGTTTGCCGGCGCAGGGCAATCCTTTGTGCTCGAGCTGAAAAGGGAGGACCTGAACCACACCGGGGCCCACAAGATCAACAACACTCTCGGGCAGGTCATGCTGGCCGTCAGGATGGGGAAAAGCCGGATTATCGCGGAGACCGGGGCCGGGCAGCACGGTGTTGCCACTGCTACGGCCGCGGCGTTGTTCGGTTTGCCTTGTTCAGTTTATATGGGAGTCGAGGACATTCGCAGACAGGCCCCCAACGTGGAGAGGATGCGGCTCCTCGGCGCCGGGGTAATTCCAGTGGATAAAGGTTCCGGCACACTGAAAGACGCAGTCAATGAGGCTATGAGGGATTGGGTTAGACACGTAGAGGATACTTTCTACGTCCTGGGGTCGGCAGTAGGCCCCCACCCCTACCCCCTCATGGTTCGTTATTTCCAGTCCGTCATCGGAACGGAAGCGCGCGAACAGTTCCAGAAAAGATACGGGGAGCTTCCATATATGCTGGTTGCCTGTGTGGGCGGCGGAAGCAATGCGGCCGGACTTTTTTATCCGTTTCAAAGAGATGCAGTGTTAATGGTGGGGGTTGAGGCCGGAGGGATGGGCACAGGCCCTGGGCAGCACGGTGCCTCACTGGGCATGGGAAGCCCGGGGATCTTCCACGGGAGTCTCAGTTACGTGCTCCAGGATGATGACGGTCAGATTATCCCGGCCCACTCCGTATCGGCGGGCCTGGACTATCCCGGCGTAGGGCCGGAGCACAGTTTCTGGAAACAGAACGGGCGCGTTTCATACCACAGTGTCAGTGATGAAGAGGCCCTTGCGGCGACCCGTCGGTTCACAAGGGAGGAGGGCATCCTCCCCGCCCTCGAATCGGCCCATGCCCTGGCCTGGATATTCAGAAACAGTGAGAAACTCGCCGGGAAAAAGGTCCTGTTTTGTCTTTCCGGCAGGGGCGACAAGGACATGGAAGCCCTGTTGGATGAGAGGAGTTGACAGGTGAAAAGGC
This Deltaproteobacteria bacterium DNA region includes the following protein-coding sequences:
- a CDS encoding indole-3-glycerol-phosphate synthase; this translates as MKNSFLETAGKSAAVNTSVWKKRFRQAEIQGPISRPPLLPGNGAGCGIIAEVKLKSPSRGALIDMPHALDLPGIYESGGAEAVSVVVEERYFGGSPELFMKIAAGTRLPLLWKDFVVDPFQVELAAGLGASGILLIAGLLRGTSLPEMIERSRREGLRPLVEVHDEDELSAALDGGADLIGVNNRNLATLEVDTGLSERLAPFICGPVQGVAESGFRLAEDIRRMRDLGYRAVLVGEALIRSTGSEGKLGAMVGAGRTG
- the trpB gene encoding tryptophan synthase subunit beta; this translates as MSHVSLPDAKGFFGAFGGRFVPEILAPAVDELNAAFQKARKDEAFRQDLAAVMRDFSGRPTPLTTAVRFAGAGQSFVLELKREDLNHTGAHKINNTLGQVMLAVRMGKSRIIAETGAGQHGVATATAAALFGLPCSVYMGVEDIRRQAPNVERMRLLGAGVIPVDKGSGTLKDAVNEAMRDWVRHVEDTFYVLGSAVGPHPYPLMVRYFQSVIGTEAREQFQKRYGELPYMLVACVGGGSNAAGLFYPFQRDAVLMVGVEAGGMGTGPGQHGASLGMGSPGIFHGSLSYVLQDDDGQIIPAHSVSAGLDYPGVGPEHSFWKQNGRVSYHSVSDEEALAATRRFTREEGILPALESAHALAWIFRNSEKLAGKKVLFCLSGRGDKDMEALLDERS
- a CDS encoding phosphoribosylanthranilate isomerase is translated as MKPSLKIKICGFTRVEDALEACALGVDLLGFNFVPGSSRYLSPYSARAIFEELPPFVDKVGIFAGEEVNVVNDLFTFLDLDAVQLHGDEDREYCRKVKAPFIKAVRVGENPRDLEGLEDFGACAYLLDAMVDGKLGGTGAVFNWDHAVDICRRHRVFVAGGLFPGNVACAVKKLMPYGIDAASGVESSPGIKDSVLMEKFVREARCASMGNGGGCRNVAC